GAAGATGTCTGATTCCTAACTCCCTTTCCCGGAATAATCACATGAACACACAGACTCAGGCTACAGGGTGAGGGCCTATCTGGGCTgcacctctctccctcctccctaccCTGCAGGCCTGTCTCCTTTTGCTTCAGGGTTTGATTTGGCTTTCTATGTCTGTTATTTGTAATGCCTTCCTAGAGgtttggaaataaaattctttcctGAGATGTTGTTTGGCTTCCCCTGCAGCCATGGGGTTAAGTATTTGACCCAATTGAGGAATGCAAAGCCGgcggggagagggagaaggaggctgCCTGTGGTTTCTAACAGAGCCAGCAGGGGGAACCCAAGCCTGcctttttcctcctcctgttGACGCCGTCATAGGTGTTCCAAGAGAAAGGCCTGGTTTTCAAGATCCCTGCTTGGACAGATGAACTGGAGCTGGGAATTTGAGAAGTTACCAAGACTTCCCAGGGTTGGGAGGGCAGTTTAACCCTTTGCTTTCTTCCCACTTCTCACAAATGGTCCTTTGCTACCTCCAACCATTTCTGACCTCATTCTTGTGCTTGTTCCTCAATTAATTTGCCTGAATTTCCTGGGATAGGGAGAATAATGAATGTGAGGGTAGACATGGTGGGTGGAACATGTTAATAACTGCAACACGGGGGCAAAAACAGGATTCTCATTGAATAGCCAAGTGCACTTCAAAGGTGCGTCAGCTCCAAGGCGTCTTCCTGGTCTGTGTCCTGCTCCACCCAAAGTTCAGTCAGAGAACACAAACAACAGTAAAGTTTGCCAAAAAGAATTGGAGTACCAGAGAGATGTTCTGGCCAGGGTATGAGAAAGATGAGTGGGATAGAAACTATCAAAGAAATCCCATTACCCTTCTTCCAGGACAGAGCTAGAGGACCCAGGTAAAGAAAccattttgaaatgaaagaaattaggGATTTAAAAGATACAGTTCAGCCTTAACAAGAAGCTTGGTATGCGGGGCACCATGAAGGGTCATCCTATTTAGAGGCCCAGCTGGTCTCCTGCAGGCTTAGCCAAACATAGGCATCTCAGATCCTTGAAGGTCACATGGAGGTCGGGGGAAGGGAGGCCTCAAATGTCTTCAGCTCTGCACAGGGCCAGAAGGGCTGACCGGCAATCCCCTGTGACAGCATCCTGCAGACAAGGAAGTCAAATGTTAGAAAGACTCACCACCATTCCATGGACCAAGCATTCTgatccctccctcctgctggTCCATAGCTCATCCAGGAGGGAAAGATCCTCCCTGATGCTTGGAGTCTTGCACTCAATGAACTAATTGCTCATGAGATCTATAAGGGAAGAATATGCTCTGCTGTGAGCAGGAAAGATGGGTATCAGTGAGGAATGAAACTCCAAGGCTCCAGGTTAAGAACTAGCCAAATTTCACCTGGAGAGAAGAATAGAGGGACTTTCCAAATTTCTTCTTGAACTCAGCTCGGATGCTTAGAAGGTCAGTCTCACTTCGAGAGATAAGGATGCGCATCAGGACTTGGTAATTGGGCTCAGACTCCTGGTGAAAGAAGAAACAGATGGGGAAGGAGTAGTCTGTAAGATACACACAAGAGAAGGGATTGAGCAagaagtggtgcacaccttttgtctcccagcaactcaggagtctgagataGGAGGaacacaagtctgaggccagcctcagcaacttagtgaggcccttagcaacttagtgagactctgtctcaaaaactaaaaaggactggagatgtagctcagtggtaaaagcacccctgggtttaatccccagtatccccccccccaaaaaaaaaaaaaaaagaaaagaaaggaaaaagagggttGAACTGCAGGAAGTGTTATTTTAGGAAGTAGAGGTAAGGTAGAATCCTGGAAAAAGAGAGGTAGACATTATTTCAGGGGCAGAAGTCATCTTTGTTCATCCTCATTCAGCCCCTGAGGGGGCAGCATGAAtacttctctccttcctcccctatGTCTTTCCTGGCCCTGCCACTAGTTTACAGCCCCACTCCCCCACAGCTGGGTGGTGAGCAGCTCCAAAGGGTCCATCAGGGAGGCTAGAAAAGGCTCCCTGGGgcgaggggagggaaaggaaaggtaatgaaaaatgagattgatcaaattaggCTATGCACATGTACAAAGATGGCAAAATGAACCCCACGTTCTGTGTGGTTATGGTGTACCCATACAAATGGTGTacccatatgtgtgtgtgtgtgtgtgtgtatatatatatatataatttgtttgtttgtttataaaagggctggggaagtggctcagtggttcagtgcacCCGGGTTCAATACCAggcaccagaaaaagaaaaagaaaacatgatgcTGTATTTCATTTggactcatttttaaattatcagtgGACCTGATGGCtacttcattttaactttattttatattgtctTAAAGATTGTCAGTTGCTCTCTACTATCCATTTTTCCCTTCTTCCAATTTTTGTCCCTCCAAAATTGTTGAACTGGACCAAGAAACACTCCttaactaaatattttctttggtgtACAAGTGTTCTTTACACTTGATACTTGAGAGTAGACTTGGCATTCCATAATCCCCCAGGACTGTCAttgtgaatattaatttttaagttcaGATTGGTCCAAATGAGCCTCAAATCAGTCTTTGCTGAAGGTCATTTTTCTGAATAAACATTCTTTACAGTCTATGTTTCCACatatctctaatttttaaaaaaaaaattactagaactGGGAGCAGTGACACATACCTTATAATCCCAGTtcctggggaggttgaggcagagaatcacaagttttagttcatcctcagcaatttagtgagaccctgtctcaactttttaaaaattaaaaaaggattgggaatgtagctcaatggtagagcacttgcctaggaaaCACAGGTCTTGGTTTCAATCTCCTATACTGGGAGAAAGAAAGTACAAGGTTATTCTGaatgaattttttccttttaaatttttacagaaggactgggaatgtagctcagtgatccagtgcttgcctacctgggttcaatccccaaccccacaaaaataaaagcaaaactttcaagatgctttaaaatttttacagaaaaatggACATGTACTCTTTTCAGAATCCTGAGATAAATCttgtatttacattaaaaaatgtggGTCCTGTAATTCAAATGGACTATAATTTACTGTTTGTTTGTTGGGGGcggtgtggtggtggggattgaacccactgccttgtgcatgctggcaagtgctctgtcatagagctatggccccagcccaCAAGTTTGTTGctttaacaaaaattttagaCAGCTAACCATAGCTCTTCAAATGAATCTTGCTGTTGACTCATAATGATCCAGGCTTTCTTGGTCAAGTATAATAATTTCCTGTCGAGACGGAAATCTCTCGATAAAAGAGCAAGTGTTTGACTATATTTTGAGTAGTCATCAACAAGGCATGATAACTTCTAAACCAGTATACAGAAAGCTATTTCATCTACCAAAATGAGAGttattactattactactactactattactactactattattattattaggtaacaggaattgaacccagtggtttttaatcattgagccacctcctcagtcttttttgttttattttgagacagggtctcactaagttgcttagggcctagctaagttgatgaggctggctttgaacttgccatcctcctgcctcagtgtcctgagctgctaggattgcaggtgtgtgccaccatgcccggaaAAAAACGAGAactcttttatctttttcacatttcacatttttttccaactTGGTGATTTTTGTTAACCCCTACTTTGTAGGGATGCTCTACcaactgctgagctatatccccaagccctttattttttatgttgagacagtaCCAagctgcccagactggcctcaaacttgccacccttctgccacagcctcctgagttactggaattataaGCTAAGCGTGAGCCATTGCACCCAGTGCAAACATTTTATATGCAGGTTTTGGGGGACAGTTTTTATAGGAGAACTAGTTCATTTGTGCAGAATGAGTAGATTTTGTTGTGGAATTACTCCAACCAACGTCACCATTAATAATATGGAACAAAATCTGACCAGTGTAGAGAAAGGGGGTCCTGGATGCTAAGAGCACTTATCACTGACAAAGTATTGACACAGGACAGTAAATGTCTGATATCATTCAGTGTTTTATAGGGAGACTGTAtgatttactagctgtgtgactttaggcaagGTACTTaacctcttttgttttttcacgTATAGAATAAGGATGGAGTATGGTTGTGGGGATTCATTGAAATGTGTGTTATATACTCAGGATAGGCTCTGGCACCCAATAAGCACCTATGAAATGCTGGCTCTTATTCTTGCTAGTGTTATCTTCATCACCTCTGACAACAGTGGATACTGGACAAGGAAGTCACTGTCTGTAAATTCAtcaggggtggggctgtggctcaggggtagaacacttgccaagcatgcgtgaggcactggtgTTTGATCCCTGGctccacatagaaataaacaaaataaaggaattgtgtccatctacaactatatatatatatatatatatatatatatatatatatatatatatatatatgaaagaaatccATCACCTGGTGATTAATGAGGCCAAAACCTTAGCTTTAGTGCTCTTATGGGTCAATTAACTTAGTTCTAACTACAGCCTTCTCTTCTGCCTTTAATGAGACAGTGTGTAGACACAGGAGAAGACACCCCTGTAGAGTTATAAAGTTAATGTGAGACTGTCACCTTAACAGCTGGCGGGGAGAGTCTCCCCAGATTTTGTGGAAAGGGAGGAAAGAGCGCACTTCTCACCTGGAGGGCTCGGTGGAGTTTGTCAGCAAAGTACAGCGGCGTGTTCCTGATCACCGAGGCTGGAAGCCAACAGGGGGACGGAGGAGCTCAGGggggcccagcccagcccagcccagcagagGCCCCGCGGCACACACGGACACTCCCTACCTAGGCTGAGCAGGGCGGCCCGGGCGTCTCCACGGAAACGGGTGCGCACGGCCTCGTCCAGCTCCTGCCCCGTGCGCCGCTGGTACTGCTCAAACACTGGGCATGCGTGGGAAGTCAGAAAGGGGCTGGTGGGGGGACCCCCAACACCCCCAGCCCACGGTCAGGGCAGCCGGGGATGAGAAGGCCCCTGCCTACCTCGGGTGAGGTGTTTGGGGTTGCGCTGGGTGAGGATTAGGACCCATGGCCCCTGGGTGCTGCGCCCTTCATCCTGCCGCAGCGCCTGGGAGGGGGAAGGATCAGCAGGAGTGCATCAGGTCATTGGAGGGGTCAGCGGAGCCACCGTCATGATGTTCCCAGAATGTACCACGAAGGAGATGGGATTAAGGATGGAAAAGgtgatttttaaactataaattcaTTGTCctatttatggtttttaaaaaagaaagaaaccggGCTAAGAGAGGGGCCCTCACAACTCTGTTCCCTGAGTTGGAAAAATCCTGATCTTTAAGGAATTAAATAATCCCTCACCCAAATGCCCAGGAGAGGGGACTGGGAGGCAGAGTCAAAACGAGGGAAGAGGCTCTTGCTACCGTGTCCCAGGCGCCTCCCCAAGTGGGTCCCAGGTCCCAGGCTCCAAGACCCAGTGGTGAAGGGACTCACCGCATGGCCCTGAAAACCCCTCGGCCCTGCTCACCTGGACATCCTGCTCTGCCAGATTGTAGTCAATAATTCCAGAGTAGCTCTCCCGGCCCCCCTAGAGGAGAAAGTGTTCTCAGAAGGCTCTTTGAGAGGcaggtgtttgtttttgttttctttgtgcctgaagattaaacccagaggtactttaccgctgagctatgtccccaaccttttttattttttgttttgagagagagtcttgcCAAGTTAGAGAGGCTGGTTGcaaactcaggatcctcttgcttcggcctcctgagttgctgggattagaggcaggGGCCCCTGCACCCATCTTGAGAGGCAGCTTTTGATCTTCAGACTGAGAAGCCAAACCTTGGCCTCCTTAAGGTGCTCTCCTGTCCATCACATGACACAGTGCTTCCTGCACTTGCCTGTCCCTGACCTGATGAGTGTAATTCCTCCTCACCTTGGCCAGGGCCAGGAGCAGGTCCCGCAAGATGCCACTGGTCTTAGACTTGATGTCGTCCTCAGCCTCCACCTGGAAATCTGGGGTGGAGACAGGAGCTCTTGGTTCCTGCTGATATTCCCCAGTGTAGACAGCCACAGTGCCTGTCAAATTGCTGACCCCCTGTGCCCTGCCATCTCCTGCTTATAGTAGCTTGATGCCTGCTTGTTGACCACTCTGACGGTCTCCCTAGGCCGTGAGCTGGGCGCAGACTTCAATCTGAGCACCACCTGCCAGGCAGGAGGCATCTACTCATTATGAGTGGTGGCCAGCCTGGAAGAGGGAAAAGGACACCTTACTGTGAAACAAGAGGGCTAGGGCCTGGCCCTCCAGTGACAGCTGGAGATGAGGAAAAGACGGTGTGCGAGGCAGGATGCAAAGCAGGGAAAGagtgggaaagggagaaggaagggaaatgaGGCCAACAAGGGCTGGGGACGAAGTGTGGTgacagagtgctcacctagcacacaccGGGGCAGGGAGCAAGAGTCTGAAGAGGCAGTAAGAACACAAGACTAGACATCAAAGGAAAACTGGGGACAGCAAAACAATGGGTGGTGGTGGTAAGATGCAGATGGGAAAAGCTTTTACAAATTAGTGGGTGAGGCAGGGGACACCAAACGGGGCAAGCGACTGGGAGAGGTGACACCTATCACTTAGAGAGCAAGTTCCCATCTTAACCCCAGGCTACACCAAGGCTGCACTCAGCTAGCGGGGGTGGTGTTATGGCAGGGACAGCAAGGGGCTAGGAGGGTGACAGGGGTGCCATGGGGATTGTTACAGTGCCTAAAGTTGTCATTATTTTGGAATCTGCCCTGGAGCCCCAGACTAAATGGTTAATCATCACTTGTCTTTCCTGGTCACATCTGGTTCTTTctcctggggagactgaggcactgGCAGCAGAGTAGGGGTGTGAGAGGGAGGGGAGGCCTAAGGGAACAAAACTCGGACAGTTAGGCTTTCAGATGGTTCATGGTAGAAGTGGATTGTCCTGCAGTCACTGTCCAGTTCTTGGGACCCTCCCATGTTCTTACGGTGCCCATAGGCTGCCAGGCACTCCTGCAGCCGAGGTGGGGTTCGGGTAGCAAGAATTTCCATGGTTACATCCTCCGCAGAATCTGAGGCCTACAAGAAATTGGGAGGCCACTCAGACTAGGCCATGTCATGAGGATGGCAGACTAACAGGGGCAGGGGGCAGGTGCTGGCCATCTCTCCATCCAAGGGTCAATGATGAATCATAAGAGGGGCCTCCAAATCCACCCTCTGGAGTGGACAAAGGCCAGGCAGATGGCCCTGTCCTTCCCTCAGTGGTGTCTTTAATTCCCTGACATTCTTCACAAGTGTCCTTTTCGGTACCTTCAAGGCTGTCCTCAGTTCCTGGGCATCAAATTGGGCTGCAGGCTGCAGCAGGGCCACCACAATCTTCTCCAGGTTCCCAGAGAGTGCCGCCTGCAAGGACTTCAGCAGGTCCTACAGTAAATGGTGCCCACAGCAGAGACATGGGGTCGGGGAGGCCCCGGAGGTGTGGGCGGGTTTGGGAAGACTTAGCTGGCTTTCCTCTCAGACCTGAAGCACCACCCCTGGAAGCCAGGAGGCTGGGCTGCCATTGCTGTGTGGGTCCTCCCTGGGGCCACTGTTCCGGGGGAGTCAGTGCCATCTCACCTGTTGGGTACGCTCCTGGAAGGCTCTAGAAATAAGCTGCCTTTGCTCTCTGCTCCGATTGGTTAGCACATCCACAATGGCACCACGATCCACACCTGAACCAAAGGGAGGCTGTCACCAAGGTCTTTATTTATACCAGACACCAGGTGAGTGCTctcccacttgagccacaaccccagtcctttttttttttttttttttattttagttgtagctggacacaatacctttattttatttatttatatgtggtgctgaggaccgaactcagggccttgcacgtgctagacgaatactctaccgctgagccccagtcccagcccctcagccctatttttaaaaatatattaatttactttttgtaccagagattgaatcccgggcactctaccacttaactacatccccagccctttttatttttttattttgagacagagtctcactaaattggtgagACTGGCCTCGTACTTGAAACCTTCCTGTCTCAAGTCTTCCAGGTATTTGGGATCACAAGCATGCACCTGGGCATGAGGACCTTCACAGGGCTGGGGTCCCCACACTCTCTAGAGGAGAGAACAAGGTCTAAGGAAGggctgggaaggaaagaagaaagggctgCAACACCCATATGTCCACTTGATCTCAAAAGaagatgcaggggctggggttgtagctggtTGTAGGTTGCAGCAGagaacttacctagcatgtgtaaggcactgggtttaatccccacaatcacataaaaataaaaaaatcaaataaagatattgtgttcatctacaactaaaaatttaaaaaaaaatttttttttcaaaagataacaaattggggctggggtggtggctcagtggtaaagcgcttgcccagcatgcgtgaggcactgggtttgatcctcagcaccacatagaaataaaataaagatattgtgtccacctaaaactaaaaaataaataattaaaaaacggATACAAATAAAATGCCAAAGCAGCATGTAAATCTGATAcaaatttagttgttttttttttttttgtcattgttgttttacaatgctggggattgaacccaaggccttatccatgggaagcaagcactctacccactgagctatatccccagcccctgatacaAATTTAGGTGGCCCTATgtggtagtttaaaaaaaaaaaaaaatgctttttgggattggccagCTCAGTTTAGAACCTTAGCTCCACTGTTAAGAGCTACATGCCCTTGGGCAGGGCTCTTAACCTCTTTGAACCttagttcctcatctgtaaaatggaaagaataagaCTTCCCTCCCAGGGTGTTGTGAGAATGGGTAGGACACACCTACCAGGGTATGGTACTTGACACACAGGAATTAAAGTATTTCACAAACGTTTCTTGAACTTTGTTAGTTCCTCCTTCCTGGCTCCTTCTTGGTCCATAGATCGGCTTCTAAAAGAACCCCAAGTGCAGAGGGAAAGGGCTCACCTTGGCCTGTAATGGCTTTCAGTAGCCTCTGTACATCTTTGTCCACACTGAAGCTCAAGAAGGTCCTGAGTGTGCCCAGGGTCCCCCAAGCTGCAGTCTGCAAGAGCATGGAGTGATTAGGAGTGGAAATCCCCTGtctgcctctgcccctccccagtGCCCAGGACAGGCCCTACTCTCCACTTTGTCCCATCTTCCCACAGCCCCTGAGTTGATACATTAAAGACCATCCCcaggcaggcatggtggcccacacctctCCTACCTTATTGGCAAGGCCCAGGTGGCTAAGGATCTCCGGGGTCAGAGAAGGTCCCATCTCCCTGCTGCTCGCAGACATGGTACAACAGGATAGGACGCCCTAGGGAAGGAAACAGGAGCAAACTGAGGCCCACCTGGGCTCTGGATGACCCTCAACCTACAGCCTGGGCCActcactgcaggaaaaaaaaaaaaattaatctgctTAGCAGGTGTGTGAGCCTGGACCggagtggtgggggaggggtaaGAGGAAAGCCCCcaccttcctcccctttccctcttccttgaGGAAGCAAGACCAGAGAGACTGCTGGAACCAGCACTGATGAGACCCTCCCTTGACTCCAGAGTTGGACCCAAGGTTCCTTAATCCTTGGTCTGGACAATGCCTCCTTCTGAGGCCCATGTCCCTTCCCCATGGTCTGGCTGGATTCTCCTGGGGGAGTGGAGGGCAGTTGAGGTGAGGTGGCACTATTGAGTGCACGGGTGGGATTCCTTCCTAATTGCACCCCCATCAGCACCTTCAAAGCTGCCTACCAGCTTTTCTGCCCTTTACCCTGTGAATCTCACTCTGGAATCTTTAGGTCACCAGGTACAGACTTTGATTTGAAGTATGTGTCCTTGTGGGGACATGGGTACCTGGACTAGGGAGCAGGCACTCTGAGATTGGGAAAGGAAAACATTCCTACCTCCCTCAAGCAGTCAACAAGGTCCCCTCCTTCAGCTGAAGGCCCAGGTCCAGGACTTACCCAAAGGTGCTAGGTGTCCTTCTGGCCTGGTGGCCTTCCTGCCTGTGTGGGCACCCCAGCTTCTGTGTAGCCTGGTAGAGGAGAGGGGGCGTGGGCATCCCAGGCTGAACAGCCGGTCAGATGACATCTACTGCAGACCAACCCAGCTGTTGTCTGGGGCTGTAGCCCCTCCCAGACGTGGGAGACCAGCTCTCGCTGCCTATCTCCCTGTAAACACCTCCCTGCCCAGCATCTCTCCTCCTAGGCACCGGGCCTTCACCCACACAAGCAACTCCGCTCAGCCTCTCAACAGCTCAGCCAAAGACACAGGAGGCTTTGTGCATTGCTTTCCCTGTGGGGCCAGATGGGACCACAGAAGCCCAGTCCAAGTCCAGCTTCTGACCTGGCTCTGCCTCTGGCTCCAGCTCCCTGGGGGGGCAGGTCCAGCAGGCTCCAGGCTGATTTCAAGGTCGATAGAGAAAAACCTGTTGGGGCACATGCCATCAGGACACCCCAGCCTGCACCCCAGAAGGGGTCCCAGCCCGGAAACTCCCCTGACCGCTGCTGCCTTTTTAAAGCCAGTTGGTCTGGGTGGGAAGATAGGAGGGGTTTTTATATCTGTGAAGGAATGGCCCAGGTATTCTGGGGTGGGAGCAGATGTACAGAGTCAGGAGAGAAAAATGCAAAGGGTGTTCCCTGGAGACAGAAACGTCATGCTCCCCAAGGCAccgtggaggaggaggagactccCTGGGCCCCACTTTCTTTGACTCCTTCTGCTGA
This sequence is a window from Marmota flaviventris isolate mMarFla1 chromosome 10, mMarFla1.hap1, whole genome shotgun sequence. Protein-coding genes within it:
- the Anxa9 gene encoding annexin A9, whose amino-acid sequence is MSASSREMGPSLTPEILSHLGLANKTAAWGTLGTLRTFLSFSVDKDVQRLLKAITGQGVDRGAIVDVLTNRSREQRQLISRAFQERTQQDLLKSLQAALSGNLEKIVVALLQPAAQFDAQELRTALKASDSAEDVTMEILATRTPPRLQECLAAYGHHFQVEAEDDIKSKTSGILRDLLLALAKGGRESYSGIIDYNLAEQDVQALRQDEGRSTQGPWVLILTQRNPKHLTRVFEQYQRRTGQELDEAVRTRFRGDARAALLSLASVIRNTPLYFADKLHRALQESEPNYQVLMRILISRSETDLLSIRAEFKKKFGKSLYSSLQDAVTGDCRSALLALCRAEDI